From the Streptomyces nodosus genome, the window CGGGGCTCCTAGAGGGAGGAGAGAGCGGGTAAGGGCGCACTGTTCAGCCGGACGCCGACGGAGCAGGCGACGGGCGCGGACCGCTCGGGGGCCGACATGAGGGCACGGGCGTCCTGCCGTGTGAGGACGATCTCGATGTGGTCGGCCTTCTCGGGCCGGAGGCCGCTCTCGCGGATCGCGATCCGGAACGAGACGTTGCCGTCGGCGTCCACGGAGGACGTGACCGTGCCGTCCACGACGCCGGGGATCATGGTGTGCTGGTGCATGGGATTCCTCCACGGAGGTGGTGGGGCGAGGCGGTGTCGTGCCGGCCCGCGCTCACTGCTGCGCGACGCGGACGGTTGCGGCGCCCAGGAGGCGGCACTGGCAGGCGAGCCGGTGGTTCCCGTCGGCCCGGCCGAGGTCCTCAAGGAAGTCCGTCTCGTCGGGGTCGGCCTCCCCGAGCGCCGCGGAGCCGTCGAGGACTTCGATGACGCAGGCGCCGCAGGCCCCTGAGCGGCAGCCGAACGGGATCAGTTGTTCCGGCCTCTCGTACTCGATGTCCGTGAGGCAGGAGCCGTCGGGCAGCAGGATCTCCACCCTGTCGGGCATGAGGGTGAGCTTGTTGAGCGGCATTGCTGTACGGCCCCCTTGAGGCGGGTCGGGCATCCCGGCACGCGGGATGCGGTGCGGTGACCGAGGCGCCGGTGCTACGCGGCCGACGCCGACGGGACGGCTGCGCGGTCGCGTGCACCGGGGAACGCGTCGGAGGAGTGCTCGGGCGCGAGCCGTACGCCGGGGCGCAGGGTCACGGCCGCGTGGTTCACGGCGGTGCCGGCCTCGCCGAAGCCGACGGTGATCAGCGGGACGCGGCCCGGGTAGGCGCACACGTCGCCGGCCGCGTGGACGCCGGGCAGGTTGGTGCTCATGGATCGGTCGACCCGGATCCTGCGGTGCTCCAGGTCGATTCCCCACTCGGCGATGGGACCGAGGCCGGAGGTGAAGCCGAGGGCGGCGACCAGCGCCTGCGCGGGCAGGGTGAACGCCTCGTCGCCTCGCCGGATCTCGACCCGTTCGAGCCGCTGGGTGCCGTGGCAGGCGACGACCTCGGCGTCGGTGACGACCCGGACGGCGGAGGCGTACAGCTGCCGCACGCTGTACTCGTGGGCGCGGAAGGTGCCCCGCCGGTGGACGAGGGTCGTGCTGCGGGCCAGCGGGGCCAGGGCCAGGGCCCAGTCCACGGCGCTGTCGCCGCCGCCGACCACGACCACGTCCCGTCCTGCGTGCGCCTGCGGGCGCGGGACGTGGTAGGCGACGCCCCTGCCCTCGTACGGCACCGAGCAGGGCAGCCTGCGGGGCACGAACCTGCCGAGCCCGGCGGCGATCACCACGGCTTCGGCGTCCACTCGGCCGCCGTCGTCGGTGCTCAGCGTCCAGCCTCCGGTCCGGCGGGCGAGGCCAACCACCGTCCGGCCGAGCAGGTAGCGCGTACCGAACGGGGCGGCCTGTTCCAGCAGGTTGTCGATCAACTGCCGTCCCTTGACGGCGGGGTGGCCGGCCACGTCGTACAGCAGCTTCTCCGGGTAGAGGGCGGCCACTTGGCCGCCGGGCTCGTCGAGGGCGTCGACGACCACCGCTGACAGGCCGCGGAACCCGGCGTAGTAGGCGGCGTACAGGCCGGCGGGTCCCGCGCCCACGACTGCGACGTCCGCCGCCGCCTCGGCGGGCCGGCCGACGGTGCTCACGACTGCTGGCATCTCACGCTCCCCCTGCCTCGATTGACGCGCACCTGCCGATACGCGGTGTGAGGGGCGGTACGCGCCCCCACACCGAGAAACCATACAGAATGCTCGCTATGTTTTTCTACGCCGGGTCGTTTCTTGCCGAAACAGAACGATCGAGAGCCGGGTCAGCCGCCCTGAGCCGCCATGCCGTCGAGGACCAGCCGCCAGATCCCCTCCACCTGGTCGGCCACCCTCCCGACGTCCGCGCCGGCCACCGGCGCTCCGGCGCCGCGGATCTGCACTTCGGCGCCCGTCAGCAGGTACCTGACGAGGGTGGTCACCGCCTCGGGGCGGACCGCGAGCCGTGGCCGGCCGTCCTCGCGGGCGCGTTCCAGCAGGTCCTGCACGGTGGGCAGCCAGACCTGGGTCCACCGGTCCGGCTCCTGCGGCCGTTCCCTGGCGAGCCGCGCGGCCGAGCGCGCGACGACGCTCTCCTCCAGCAGCCCGGCGAGCCCGACAGTGAGCTCGGCCACCGCGCGCAGCGTGGGCTCGCGCGACTCCAGGACCCGGTCCACGAGCGTGTGGGCGATCACCCGGCCCTCCTCCTGGATCGCGTCGGCCAGGGCGGCCTTGGAGGGGAAGTGAAAGGTCAGCGCCCCCATCGAGACGGATGCCGACGCGCAGATCCGGGACAGCCGGGCCCCTTCGTAGCCGACCCGGTCGATCTCCAGGGCGGCGGCCCGAACGAGCCTCCTGCGTGTGCGCACCGCCCTCTCCTGAACAACCATCTCCTCGTTCCTCCCTCGGGGCCGGGCCCGGCCGGACCGTGCGGGCCGGCCGGTGGCGTCCCCGCTTTTCCACTGAAAGAAAAGCGATCGTTCGCTATTCTTTCACGGGGAGGGGGCGCGGCCATCCCTGAGACAGGGGCTCTTCGGGATCCGAGGGCTCCTGTCCCGGCCGTGCGCCTGTCCCGTCCGGGACAGGCGCACGGCGCCGCACGGCTACACCGCGGTCGAACCGCCGTCGACGGCCATCGCCGTGCCGGTGACGAACGAGGAACGGTCGCTGCACAGCCAGGCCGCGGCCTGTGCCACCTCGGCCGGCGCGGAGATCCGCCGCTGCACCGAGTCGGCCATGAAGACTTCCTCGAGCTCCGGGTACGCCTGCAGCACGCCCTCCATCATCTCGGTGCGGGTACTGCCCACGACCAGCGCATTGCAGCGGATGCCCCGCTGCCCGTAGTCCAGCGCGGCCGCCCTGGTCAGTCCGATCACCGCGTGTTTGGCGGCGACATAGGCGGCCGAGGCGCCGGTGGCCTTCGTCCCGGCCACACTGGACGTGTTCACCACGGAGCCCCCCGAACCCGCGAGCATCGCCGGTATCTGGTGGCGCAGACAGTTCCACACGCCGCGCAGATTGACGTCGACGGTGCGCTCGTACGTCGCGTCGTCGATCTCGTGCAGCGGCGCCCCCGCGGTGGCGTAACCGGCGTTGTTGAACGCCGCGTTCAGGGTGCCGAAGGCGTCGACGGCGACCGCCACCGCCCGTTCGGCGTCGTCCGGGTCCGTCACGTCACCGGCCGCCGCGACGGCCCGCCCCCCACCTGCGCGGATTTCCGCGACGAGGTCGTCCAGCCTGTCCTTGCGCCGGGCCACGACCACCACCGCGGCCCCCTCCTCGGCGAACAGCCGGGCGGCCGCCGCCCCGATGCCGCTGGACGCCCCGGTGATCATGGCCACCTTGCCGTCCAGCAGCCGCCTCGCACCATTCATGCCCACTGTGCCCCCTTGCCGTCGTGAAGTCGGTTGCGCGCGGGCGGGGTCCGCACCCCGCGCGGGCGCGGACCCCGCCGTGTGCCTCGTAGAACGCGGCGTGGGCCGTCAGGCGGCCCACGCCGTGCCGGCCGCCGCCTCGCTGTCGAGCGTCCGCAGCAGGTCCTCGTCGATCGCGTGCAGCGAGTCCACCAGGTGACGCACCCCGGCCTCGCGCATCAACTGCCGCTGGAAGCTGTGCTCGAAGCGGCTCGGGTGGCCGACGAACGGCATG encodes:
- a CDS encoding SDR family NAD(P)-dependent oxidoreductase — its product is MNGARRLLDGKVAMITGASSGIGAAAARLFAEEGAAVVVVARRKDRLDDLVAEIRAGGGRAVAAAGDVTDPDDAERAVAVAVDAFGTLNAAFNNAGYATAGAPLHEIDDATYERTVDVNLRGVWNCLRHQIPAMLAGSGGSVVNTSSVAGTKATGASAAYVAAKHAVIGLTRAAALDYGQRGIRCNALVVGSTRTEMMEGVLQAYPELEEVFMADSVQRRISAPAEVAQAAAWLCSDRSSFVTGTAMAVDGGSTAV
- a CDS encoding 2Fe-2S iron-sulfur cluster-binding protein; translated protein: MPDRVEILLPDGSCLTDIEYERPEQLIPFGCRSGACGACVIEVLDGSAALGEADPDETDFLEDLGRADGNHRLACQCRLLGAATVRVAQQ
- a CDS encoding TetR/AcrR family transcriptional regulator; protein product: MRTRRRLVRAAALEIDRVGYEGARLSRICASASVSMGALTFHFPSKAALADAIQEEGRVIAHTLVDRVLESREPTLRAVAELTVGLAGLLEESVVARSAARLARERPQEPDRWTQVWLPTVQDLLERAREDGRPRLAVRPEAVTTLVRYLLTGAEVQIRGAGAPVAGADVGRVADQVEGIWRLVLDGMAAQGG
- a CDS encoding NAD(P)/FAD-dependent oxidoreductase; translated protein: MPAVVSTVGRPAEAAADVAVVGAGPAGLYAAYYAGFRGLSAVVVDALDEPGGQVAALYPEKLLYDVAGHPAVKGRQLIDNLLEQAAPFGTRYLLGRTVVGLARRTGGWTLSTDDGGRVDAEAVVIAAGLGRFVPRRLPCSVPYEGRGVAYHVPRPQAHAGRDVVVVGGGDSAVDWALALAPLARSTTLVHRRGTFRAHEYSVRQLYASAVRVVTDAEVVACHGTQRLERVEIRRGDEAFTLPAQALVAALGFTSGLGPIAEWGIDLEHRRIRVDRSMSTNLPGVHAAGDVCAYPGRVPLITVGFGEAGTAVNHAAVTLRPGVRLAPEHSSDAFPGARDRAAVPSASAA